AGCTTCGCGCCACGCCCGTGCGCGCGGTCGATGGCCATGAACAGCATGCTGCCCACCGGGCGGGCGACGAAGGCCAGCGCGAAAATCGCGAAGGACCACAGCGTTCCGGTCAGCGGGTCAAGATAGGGAAAGACCAGCTTCGGGAAGACGATCACCGAAGCGATGGCATAAACGAAAAAATCGAAGAATTCGGACGTCCGTCCGATGATGACGCCAATCGCGATTTCACCGGGATTCACCCGGTGGTCGCGGGCATTGACCAGTCTTGCGTCCCGTTCGGTCGCCGTGGTCGATGATCCCATGGTCCCCCCACCGTCTGGCAATTGCGTCAGAGGGAATTAAATAGGCACCGCAACGGCATTCTGCCACGCCCATGGACGCATTGCCTTGATGTGCGTCAATGGCTGCGCGGAATCGCGGCGCATTGGACAAATTGTCCAATGTCCGACCCGGCCCGTGGGGGTTAGCTCTTCGCCCAAATCCAAAGCGAACCCCTGCTGACAGGTCCTGCCTTGACCCGTTTCCGCGCCTTGGCCCTCCTGCCGCTGATAGCGGTTTTGAGTGGCTGCAACCTTGTGGTGATGAGCCCGTCCGGCGACGTGGCGAGCCAACAGGCGAACCTCATCACCATCTCCACCCTCCTGATGCTGCTCATCATCATTCCGGTGATGGCGCTGACGGTGCTGTTCGCGTGGCGCTACCGCCAGTCGAATAGCACGGCCGATTACGACCCGGATTGGGACCATTCGACGCAGCTCGAGTTGGTGATCTGGGCGGCCCCGCTGCTCATCATCATCTGCCTGGGCGCCATCACCTGGATGGCGACCCACCTGCTCGACCCCTACCGCCCGCTCGACCGCATCGCCGCCGGTCGCCCGGTTCCCGCCGACACGAAGATGCTCGACGTCAACGTCGTGGCGCTCGACTGGAAGTGGCTGTTCATCTACCCGGAATACGGCATCGCCACGGTGAACGAGGTGGCCGCCCCGGTGGACCGGCCGATCCGCTTCAACATCACCTCCTCGACGGTGATGAACTCCTTCTACATCCCCGCGCTGGCCGGGCAGATCTACGCCATGGCCGGCATGGAGACGAAGCTGCACGCCGTCATCAACGAGCCGGGCAGCTACAAGGGCTTCTCCGCCAACTACAGCGGCGCCGGCTTCTCGCACATGCGGTTCACCTTCCACGGTCTGGCCGCCGACGGCTTCGACAAGTGGGTGGCGGACATCAAGGCGGGCGGCGGCAAGCTCGACCGCGACGGCTATCTCCAGCTTGAGCGTCCCAGCGAGAACGAGCCGGTGCGCCGCTACGGCGCCGTCGATTCGGGCCTGTTCAAGGCCATCGTCGGGATGTGCGTCGAGCCGGGCAAGATGTGCATGCACGACATGATGGCCATCGACGCCAAGGGTGGCCTCGGCCTCGCCGGCATCGACAACGTGATGCCGCTGATGCACGACAAGCTGTCCCGCCGCGGCACCGCCGTTCTCGGCCCGGCGCCGGTCTATGTGGCCGGCATCTGCTCGACCGAGGAACTGACCGGCCGCGCCGTCGAGTCGTCGCTGGGCGTGCTGAACGCACCCGCCGACGAGTCTCCGATTTCCGGCCCGATTTCCGGCGCGGGTCTGCCGCGCTCCTCCATCACGCCGATCTCCGCGCCCGCCCCTGCGTTCGGGCCGCGGCTGACGGCCAATCCCTGAGCGGCCCACCGCCATGATCGACACATCGACCGTCGCCACCCACCCGCTCTTCGGGCGTCTGACCCTGGAGTCCTTCCCCTATCACGAGCCCATCGTGGTCGCGACCTTCGTCGCGGTCGTGCTGGGCGGCATCGCGCTCGTCGCGGCGCTGAGCTATTTCCGGTTGTGGGGCTATCTCTGGAAGGAGTGGTTCACCACCGTCGACCACAAGCGCATCGGCATCATGTACATGGTGCTGGGCCTGATCATGCTGCTGCGCGGCTTCGCCGACGCGATCATGATGCGCCTCCAGCAGGCCATCGCCTTCGGCGGCAGCGAGGGCTACCTCAACGCGCACCATTACGACCAGATCTTCACCGCCCACGGCGTCATCATGATCTTCTTCGTGGCGATGCCCTTCGTCACGGGCCTGATGAACTACGTGGTGCCGCTGCAGATCGGCGCCCGCGACGTGTCCTTCCCGTTCCTGAACAACTTCAGCTTCTGGATGACGGTGGGCGGTGCGGTGCTGATCATGGTCTCGCTGTTCGTCGGCGAGTTCGCGCGCACCGGCTGGCTGGCCTATCCGCCGCTGTCCAACATCGCCTACAGCCCTGAGACGGGCGTCGACTACTACATCTGGGCGTTGCAGATCGCCGGTGTCGGAACAACATTGTCCGGCATCAACCTGATCTGCACGATCGTCAAGATGCGCGCCCCCGGCATGACCATGATGAAGATGCCGGTCTTCACCTGGACGTCGCTCTGCACCAACGTGCTGATCGTCGCCTCCTTCCCGATCCTGACCGCCACGCTGGTCCTGCTGTCGCTGGACCGCTATGTCGGCACGAACTTCTTCACGAACGATCTCGGCGGCAGCCCGATGATGTACGTGAACCTGATCTGGATCTGGGGCCACCCGGAAGTCTACATCCTGATCCTGCCGGTCTTCGGCATCTTCTCCGAAGTCACCTCGACCTTCTCGGGCAAGAAGCTGTTCGGCTACACCTCCATGGTCTACGCGACGGTGGTCATCACGATCCTGTCCTACCTGGTGTGGCTGCACCACTTCTTCACCATGGGGTCGGGCGCCAGCGTGAACTCGTTCTTCGGCATCACGACGATGATCATCTCGATCCCGACGGGTGCGAAGATCTTCAACTGGCTGTTCACCATGTACCGCGGCCGCATCCGGTTCGAACTGCCGATGATGTGGACCGTCGCCTTCATGCTGACCTTCGTGATCGGCGGCATGACGGGCGTGCTGCTGGCCGTTCCGCCGGCGGACTTCGTCCTGCACAACAGCCTGTTCCTGATCGCCCACTTCCACAACGTCATCATCGGCGGCGTGCTGTTCGGCCTGTTCGCCGGCATCTACTACTGGTGGCCCAAGGCCTTCGGCTTCCGCCTCGATCCCTTCTGGGGCAAGGTCTCCTTCTGGTGCTGGGTGATCGGCTTCTGGGTCGCCTTCACGCCGCTCTACGTCCTGGGCCTGATGGGCGTCACCCGCCGCCTGCGCGTGTTCGAGGACCCGTCGCTCCAGATCTGGTTCCAGATCGCCGCCTTCGGCGCCGTTCTGATCGCGGCGGGCATCGGCGCCTTCCTCGTCCAGATCGCCGTCAGCGTCTGGAAGCGCCGTGAGCTGGTCGACCGCACGGGCGATCCGTGGGATGGCCGCACGCTGGAATGGGCGACCTCGTCGCCGCCGCCGGACTACAACTTCGCCTTCACGCCGATGATCCACGACAACGACGCGTGGTGGGACATGAAGAAGCGCGGCTACAAGCGTCCGCTGGGCGGCTTCAAGGCGATCCACATGCCGAGCAACAGCGGCACCGGCGTGATCCTGGCCGGGATCAGCGTGGTCCTCGGCTTCGCCCTGGTCTGGTACATCTGGTGGCTGGCGGCGGTGAGCTTCGTCGCCCTGCTGGCGGCCGCCATCCACCACACCTTCAACTATCACCGCGACTTCCACATCCCGGCGGACGTGGTGGTGCGGACCGAGAACGAGCGGACCCGTCTCCTCTCCGGGCAGGTGTAAAGCATGAGCACGACCCTGACAGCCGAGCGGAGCCGCAGCCAGGCTCCGACCTTCCACGTCGTCGAGGAGCACGCGCACCCCGAAGGCTCCAGCACCATGCTGGGCTTCTGGATCTACCTGATGAGCGACTGCCTCATCTTCGCGGTGCTGTTCGCGACCTACGGCGTGCTCGGCGCCAACTACGCCGCCGGGCCCGCGCCCAAGGACCTGTTCGACCTGCCGCTGGTGGCGCTGAACACCGCCATGCTGCTGTTCTCCTCCATCACCTATGGCTTCGCCATGCTGGCGATGGAGAAGGGGCGGGTGTCGCAGACCCAGCTGTGGCTGGCGGTGACCGGCCTGTTCGGCGCCGCCTTCCTGGCGATCGAGCTGTACGAGTTCGCCCACCTGATCCACATCGGGGCGACCCCGCAGCGCAGCGCCTTCCTGTCGTCCTTCTTCACGCTGGTCGGCACCCACGGCCTGCACGTCACCTTCGGCCTCGTCTGGCTGGTGACGCTGATGGTGCAGGTCAACAAGCGCGGCCTGATCCCGGCCAACCGCCGGCGCCTGATGTGCCTCAGCCTGTTCTGGCACTTCCTGGACGTCATCTGGATCGGCGTCTTCACCTTCGTCTATCTGATGGGAATGCTGCGATGAGTTCTCACGCCGAACATCACGCCGGCCATCACGGGGCCGACCACCACGGTCACGGCGAGCATGAGGGCGCCCACGGGACGCTCGGCAGCTACCTGATCGGCTTCGTCCTGTCGGTGATCCTGACGGTCATTCCCTTCTGGCTGGTCATGGACGGGACGATCCTGGACAAGAACATGACCGCGATCGCGATCATGGCCCTGGCCGCCGTCCAGGTCGTCGTCCACATGATCTTCTTCCTGCACATGAACGGACGTGCGGAAGGCGGGTGGACCATGCTGTCGCTGATCTTCACGATCATCGTCGTGGTCATCATGCTGGCCGGTTCGCTATGGGTGATGTACCACCTGAACACCAACATGATGCCGATCCACGACCCGAGCCAGTTGCCGTGACCGGCACGGCGACCCACCGTCCGCGCCGGGGGCTGATCCTTCTCGGCGTCCTGGTGCTGGCGGGCGTCGCCGTCTTCACGTCGCTCGGCGTCTGGCAGGTCGAGCGGCTGTTCTGGAAGCTGGACCTGATCCAGCGGGTGGAGGAGCGGGCGCAGGCCGCGCCCGTTCCCGCCCCCGGCCCGGAGGACTGGCCGGCCGTCACCGCCGCCTCCCAGGAGTACCGGCGGGTATCCGTCACCGGCCGCTTCCTCAACGACAAGGAAACGCTGGTCCAGGCGGTGACCGAGCGGGGCGGCGGCTTCTGGGTGCTCACCCCGTTGCGCACCGACCGGGGCTTCACCGTGCTGGTCAACCGGGGCTTCGTGCCGCCCGAGCGGCGCAGCACGGACAGCCGCCCGGACGGGCTGATCGACACGGACACCACCGTCACCGGCCTGCTGCGGGTGACGGAGCCGGGCGGCGGTTTCCTGCGCTCCAACGATCCCGCGCAGGACCGCTGGTACTCGCGCGACGTGGCGGCCATCGCCGCGGCCCGCGGCGTGGCGGAGACGGCCCCCTATTTCATCGACGCCGAGGCCAGCCCGCAGGGTGGCTTTCCGGTCGGTGGGCTGACCGTTCTGAAGTTCCGGAACAACCACCTCGTGTATGCGCTGACCTGGTTCGCCCTGGATCTCATGCTGATCGCCGCGGCCTTCTATGTCGTGCGCAGTGAAAGGCGCCGCCGGGGTTGAAGAAATAAACTCTTTTTCTTCATGGTTTTTCGCCGGTTGGAAGCAGGCATCTTGCCGACTCTTCCACCCGGCTTTTTTGTGCTATCAAAGGCACCCGGATTCCGTGGCAAGGCTGCCAAGCCGGGGCTTCGTGCCCATATAAGTGGGGACCGAAGGAAGCCGGCGAAGGGCCAGACGTTTTCCGTGCGCGACACCACCGACAAGAAGAACCTGTTCCTGCTGGTGCAGTTGCGCTGGCTCGCCGTCGCCGGGCAGGTGGTGACGATTCTGATCGTGCACTACCAGATGGGCATCACCCTGCCGCTCGATCAGATGGGCGCGGTGATCCTGTTCCTGGTCGCGCTGAACATCGCCAGCGTCCTGCATCTGCGCCGCCAGACCTCGGTGTCGAACACCCAGCTCTTCCTGGAACTGCTGATCGACGTGTCGGCCCTGACGGTGCAGCTCTACCTCAGCGGCGGCGCGTCCAATCCCTTCATTTCGCTCTACCTGCTCCAGATCACGCTGGGGGCGGTGCTGCTGGAGGCGTGGTCGGC
The sequence above is drawn from the Azospirillum sp. TSH58 genome and encodes:
- the cyoB gene encoding cytochrome o ubiquinol oxidase subunit I, encoding MIDTSTVATHPLFGRLTLESFPYHEPIVVATFVAVVLGGIALVAALSYFRLWGYLWKEWFTTVDHKRIGIMYMVLGLIMLLRGFADAIMMRLQQAIAFGGSEGYLNAHHYDQIFTAHGVIMIFFVAMPFVTGLMNYVVPLQIGARDVSFPFLNNFSFWMTVGGAVLIMVSLFVGEFARTGWLAYPPLSNIAYSPETGVDYYIWALQIAGVGTTLSGINLICTIVKMRAPGMTMMKMPVFTWTSLCTNVLIVASFPILTATLVLLSLDRYVGTNFFTNDLGGSPMMYVNLIWIWGHPEVYILILPVFGIFSEVTSTFSGKKLFGYTSMVYATVVITILSYLVWLHHFFTMGSGASVNSFFGITTMIISIPTGAKIFNWLFTMYRGRIRFELPMMWTVAFMLTFVIGGMTGVLLAVPPADFVLHNSLFLIAHFHNVIIGGVLFGLFAGIYYWWPKAFGFRLDPFWGKVSFWCWVIGFWVAFTPLYVLGLMGVTRRLRVFEDPSLQIWFQIAAFGAVLIAAGIGAFLVQIAVSVWKRRELVDRTGDPWDGRTLEWATSSPPPDYNFAFTPMIHDNDAWWDMKKRGYKRPLGGFKAIHMPSNSGTGVILAGISVVLGFALVWYIWWLAAVSFVALLAAAIHHTFNYHRDFHIPADVVVRTENERTRLLSGQV
- a CDS encoding SURF1 family protein, which gives rise to MTGTATHRPRRGLILLGVLVLAGVAVFTSLGVWQVERLFWKLDLIQRVEERAQAAPVPAPGPEDWPAVTAASQEYRRVSVTGRFLNDKETLVQAVTERGGGFWVLTPLRTDRGFTVLVNRGFVPPERRSTDSRPDGLIDTDTTVTGLLRVTEPGGGFLRSNDPAQDRWYSRDVAAIAAARGVAETAPYFIDAEASPQGGFPVGGLTVLKFRNNHLVYALTWFALDLMLIAAAFYVVRSERRRRG
- the cyoC gene encoding cytochrome o ubiquinol oxidase subunit III; this translates as MSTTLTAERSRSQAPTFHVVEEHAHPEGSSTMLGFWIYLMSDCLIFAVLFATYGVLGANYAAGPAPKDLFDLPLVALNTAMLLFSSITYGFAMLAMEKGRVSQTQLWLAVTGLFGAAFLAIELYEFAHLIHIGATPQRSAFLSSFFTLVGTHGLHVTFGLVWLVTLMVQVNKRGLIPANRRRLMCLSLFWHFLDVIWIGVFTFVYLMGMLR
- the cyoA gene encoding ubiquinol oxidase subunit II, coding for MTRFRALALLPLIAVLSGCNLVVMSPSGDVASQQANLITISTLLMLLIIIPVMALTVLFAWRYRQSNSTADYDPDWDHSTQLELVIWAAPLLIIICLGAITWMATHLLDPYRPLDRIAAGRPVPADTKMLDVNVVALDWKWLFIYPEYGIATVNEVAAPVDRPIRFNITSSTVMNSFYIPALAGQIYAMAGMETKLHAVINEPGSYKGFSANYSGAGFSHMRFTFHGLAADGFDKWVADIKAGGGKLDRDGYLQLERPSENEPVRRYGAVDSGLFKAIVGMCVEPGKMCMHDMMAIDAKGGLGLAGIDNVMPLMHDKLSRRGTAVLGPAPVYVAGICSTEELTGRAVESSLGVLNAPADESPISGPISGAGLPRSSITPISAPAPAFGPRLTANP
- the cyoD gene encoding cytochrome o ubiquinol oxidase subunit IV, coding for MSSHAEHHAGHHGADHHGHGEHEGAHGTLGSYLIGFVLSVILTVIPFWLVMDGTILDKNMTAIAIMALAAVQVVVHMIFFLHMNGRAEGGWTMLSLIFTIIVVVIMLAGSLWVMYHLNTNMMPIHDPSQLP